A single region of the Massilia sp. erpn genome encodes:
- the rluC gene encoding 23S rRNA pseudouridine(955/2504/2580) synthase RluC gives MKDLERFSGKTGQNKASQAQPASPTPVLPQAQFVTITEEEAGQRIDNYLLRVCKGVPKSHIYRILRSGEVRVNKGRIDQLYRLVQGDVVRIPPVRVAEKNEASVPAAEFSIIFEDSHLLVIDKPAGVAVHGGSGVSFGVIEQLRASRPDAKFLELVHRLDRETSGLLLLAKKRTALTSLHEQMRDGHTDKRYLVLAVGDWKNKRQHVKLPLHKYTTADGERRVTVAADGQPSHTVFSLLRKFEKFALLEAELKTGRTHQIRVHLASSGFPIAGDDKYGDFALNKALQKADATRGALKRMFLHAHQITFTHPESGKRMTLNAPLAAECERFLQSLGPALPH, from the coding sequence ATGAAGGACTTAGAGAGATTTTCTGGGAAGACAGGGCAAAACAAGGCCTCCCAGGCCCAGCCAGCTTCCCCCACACCTGTCCTGCCGCAAGCACAATTCGTCACAATCACCGAAGAAGAGGCCGGACAGCGCATAGATAATTATCTGTTGCGTGTTTGCAAAGGCGTGCCGAAAAGCCATATCTACCGCATCCTGCGTTCGGGCGAAGTGCGCGTCAACAAGGGCCGCATCGACCAGTTGTACCGTCTGGTACAGGGGGATGTGGTACGCATTCCGCCGGTCCGTGTTGCTGAAAAGAACGAGGCCAGCGTGCCGGCCGCCGAATTCAGCATTATTTTCGAGGACAGCCACCTCCTGGTGATCGACAAACCGGCCGGCGTGGCCGTGCATGGCGGCTCGGGCGTTTCCTTCGGCGTCATCGAGCAGTTGCGCGCCTCCCGTCCGGATGCCAAATTCCTCGAGCTGGTGCACCGCCTCGACCGCGAAACCTCGGGCTTGCTCTTGCTCGCAAAGAAACGCACCGCCTTGACCAGCCTGCATGAACAGATGCGCGATGGCCACACCGACAAGCGCTACCTGGTGCTGGCGGTGGGGGACTGGAAGAATAAGCGCCAGCATGTAAAATTGCCATTGCATAAATATACGACGGCCGACGGCGAACGCCGGGTGACAGTGGCGGCCGACGGCCAGCCTTCGCATACGGTATTCTCCCTGCTGCGCAAGTTTGAAAAATTTGCCTTGCTGGAAGCCGAGCTGAAAACCGGCCGCACGCACCAGATTCGCGTTCATCTGGCATCGTCGGGCTTCCCGATTGCTGGTGACGATAAATACGGCGATTTCGCCTTGAACAAAGCTTTGCAAAAAGCCGATGCCACACGTGGCGCACTGAAACGCATGTTTCTGCATGCCCATCAGATCACGTTTACCCACCCGGAATCGGGGAAACGCATGACGCTGAATGCGCCGCTGGCCGCCGAGTGCGAACGCTTCCTGCAAAGCCTGGGTCCGGCGCTGCCGCACTAA
- a CDS encoding HAD-IIIA family hydrolase — translation MSRKQFDLIVFDWDGTLMDSTAAIVKCIQAAAKDLGLPVPGEAAAAHVIGLGLHEAMQAVLPDVDPKYHARMVERYRYHFLSRDHELTLFQGVREMLQELAQEGYFLAVATGKSRVGLNRALNDVGLLSAFDATRCADETFSKPHPAMLQELTRELGQDLKRTVMIGDTTHDLLMAQNAGAAGIAVEYGAHPIHQLQACNPLFSARSVAELHQWLNENA, via the coding sequence ATGTCGAGAAAGCAATTTGATCTGATCGTCTTCGATTGGGATGGCACGCTGATGGACAGCACGGCGGCCATCGTCAAGTGCATCCAGGCTGCGGCCAAGGACTTGGGCTTGCCGGTGCCGGGCGAGGCCGCCGCCGCCCATGTGATCGGCCTCGGCCTGCACGAAGCCATGCAGGCCGTGCTGCCCGACGTCGACCCGAAATACCATGCCCGCATGGTGGAGCGCTACCGCTACCACTTCCTCAGCCGCGACCATGAGCTGACCCTGTTCCAGGGCGTGCGCGAAATGCTGCAGGAATTGGCGCAGGAAGGCTATTTCCTGGCCGTGGCCACGGGCAAAAGCCGGGTCGGCCTGAACCGCGCGCTCAATGATGTGGGTCTGCTGTCGGCCTTCGATGCGACGCGTTGCGCCGATGAAACATTCTCCAAGCCCCATCCTGCCATGCTGCAGGAGCTGACGCGCGAGCTGGGCCAGGATCTCAAGCGCACTGTGATGATCGGCGACACCACCCATGACCTGCTGATGGCGCAGAACGCCGGCGCGGCCGGCATCGCCGTCGAGTACGGCGCCCATCCGATCCATCAGCTGCAAGCCTGCAATCCGCTGTTCTCCGCGCGTTCCGTGGCCGAGCTGCACCAATGGCTGAACGAGAACGCCTGA
- a CDS encoding Rieske 2Fe-2S domain-containing protein, whose translation MSENPDILICASDELAEGGKGVRFPVTAGGEDGTGFVVRYGGKAYGYLNRCAHVPIELDWAPGEFFESSGLYIMCSTHGAVYVPESGHCAGGPCKGGRLRPITVSERDQQIFWQPDDYVRPARA comes from the coding sequence ATGAGCGAGAATCCCGACATCCTGATCTGCGCCTCCGACGAACTGGCCGAAGGCGGCAAGGGCGTGCGCTTCCCCGTTACGGCCGGCGGCGAGGACGGCACCGGCTTTGTGGTGCGCTATGGCGGCAAGGCGTATGGCTATCTGAACCGCTGCGCCCACGTGCCCATCGAGCTGGACTGGGCGCCCGGCGAATTCTTCGAGTCGAGCGGTCTGTACATCATGTGCTCGACCCATGGCGCCGTGTATGTGCCGGAAAGCGGCCACTGCGCCGGCGGCCCTTGCAAGGGCGGCCGCCTGCGGCCGATCACGGTGAGCGAGCGCGATCAGCAGATTTTCTGGCAACCGGACGATTACGTCCGTCCGGCGCGCGCCTGA
- a CDS encoding S49 family peptidase gives MNENTENPGNAAGLPPPPPPAPPAAPADEGVPPIKWEREVLEKLVFATLKEQRANRRWSIFFKVFMLVIVFLAVISYFDIDLMGGDAESLGRHTALIEIEGNIEAEGSGAASVVIPALNKAFSDSGSVAVVLHINSPGGSAVQAGMIVDEVHRLRKGYPAKPLYVVVDEICASGGYYIAASADKIYVDKASLIGSIGVLMDGFGFTGTMDKLGVERRLLTAGANKGFLDPFSPQSDKQKQHAQSMLNEIHGQFIDVVRTGRGKRLKETPEMFSGLFWTGARAIEMGLADGLGSVDSVARDVIEAPDIIDYTQHEGLQERVLKKFGAAVGSGAIKAAAEAARPALR, from the coding sequence ATGAACGAGAACACTGAGAATCCCGGCAACGCCGCTGGCCTGCCGCCGCCCCCGCCCCCGGCGCCGCCGGCCGCACCCGCCGACGAGGGCGTGCCGCCCATCAAGTGGGAGAGGGAGGTGCTGGAGAAGCTGGTGTTCGCCACCCTGAAGGAGCAGCGCGCCAACCGCCGCTGGAGCATCTTCTTCAAGGTCTTCATGCTGGTGATCGTTTTCCTGGCCGTGATCAGCTATTTCGATATCGACCTGATGGGCGGAGATGCCGAGTCTTTAGGGCGGCATACGGCCCTGATCGAGATTGAAGGCAATATCGAGGCGGAAGGCAGCGGCGCCGCCTCGGTGGTGATCCCGGCCCTCAACAAGGCGTTTTCCGACAGCGGTTCGGTGGCCGTGGTGCTGCACATTAACAGCCCGGGCGGCAGCGCGGTGCAGGCCGGCATGATCGTCGACGAGGTGCACCGCCTGCGCAAGGGCTATCCGGCCAAGCCGCTGTATGTGGTGGTCGACGAGATCTGCGCCTCGGGCGGCTATTACATCGCCGCCTCGGCCGACAAGATCTATGTCGACAAGGCCAGCCTGATCGGCTCGATCGGCGTGCTGATGGACGGTTTCGGCTTTACCGGCACCATGGACAAGCTGGGCGTCGAGCGCCGCCTGCTGACGGCCGGCGCCAACAAGGGCTTCCTCGACCCGTTCAGCCCGCAGTCCGACAAGCAGAAGCAGCATGCCCAGAGCATGCTCAATGAAATCCACGGGCAGTTCATCGACGTGGTGCGCACGGGCCGCGGCAAGCGCTTGAAGGAAACGCCGGAGATGTTCTCGGGCCTGTTCTGGACCGGCGCGCGCGCCATCGAGATGGGCCTGGCCGACGGCCTGGGCAGCGTGGACAGCGTGGCGCGCGATGTGATCGAAGCGCCTGACATCATCGACTACACCCAGCATGAGGGGCTGCAGGAGCGCGTGCTGAAGAAATTCGGCGCCGCCGTGGGTTCCGGCGCGATCAAGGCGGCCGCCGAGGCAGCCCGTCCCGCCCTGCGCTGA
- a CDS encoding pseudouridine synthase, whose protein sequence is MSKLSLDRILQSQGFGTRKYCRALIEDGDVLVAGAVQDNYKTTFETDGLVLHVFDEEWVYREHLYLALYKPADYECSRKPSHHPGVLTLLPEQFSWREVQPVGRLDHDTTGMLLMSDDGPFIHAQSSPKRHVPKVYQATTHDPVTPELIAQLRAGVQLHDEPAPLAALVCEQRGAHQLEIVLEQGKYHQVKRMLAAAGNHCSALHRSAIGGLELASLGLKEGEWCYLTPEQLALLAPA, encoded by the coding sequence ATGAGTAAATTATCCCTAGACCGTATCCTGCAATCGCAGGGTTTCGGCACCCGCAAATACTGCCGCGCCCTGATCGAGGACGGCGACGTCCTCGTCGCAGGTGCGGTGCAGGACAATTACAAGACCACTTTCGAGACCGACGGCCTGGTACTGCACGTCTTCGACGAAGAGTGGGTCTACCGCGAACACCTGTACCTGGCCCTGTACAAGCCGGCCGACTATGAATGCTCGCGCAAGCCCAGCCACCATCCCGGCGTGCTGACCCTGCTGCCCGAACAGTTCAGCTGGCGCGAAGTGCAGCCGGTCGGCCGCCTCGACCACGACACCACGGGCATGCTGCTGATGTCGGACGACGGCCCCTTTATCCATGCCCAGTCCTCGCCCAAGCGCCATGTGCCCAAGGTCTACCAGGCCACCACCCACGACCCGGTGACGCCGGAGCTGATCGCGCAATTGCGCGCTGGCGTGCAGCTGCATGACGAGCCGGCGCCGCTGGCGGCCCTGGTCTGCGAGCAGCGCGGCGCGCACCAGCTGGAAATCGTGCTGGAGCAGGGCAAGTACCACCAGGTCAAGCGCATGCTGGCGGCGGCCGGCAACCATTGCAGCGCGCTGCACCGTTCCGCCATCGGCGGCCTGGAACTGGCCTCGCTCGGCCTGAAAGAGGGTGAGTGGTGCTATCTGACCCCGGAGCAACTGGCCCTGCTGGCCCCGGCCTGA
- a CDS encoding fumarylacetoacetate hydrolase family protein, with amino-acid sequence MKLATLKDGTRDGQLAIVARDLKTAVLADGIAATLQRALDDWAFLAPQLDELSRQLNEGRARRSFDFDPQRCMAPLPRAYQWADGSAYVNHVELVRKARKAEMPAAFWEDPLMYQGGSDDFLGPCDDIVLRHEEWGLDFEAEVVVITGDVPMGATPDQAQQQIRLLTLVNDVSLRNLIPEELAKGFGFVQSKPATSFAPVALTPDELGEAWQDSKLHLPLRSAWNGKLVGQPNAGVDMVFNFAQLIAHLCKTRNARAGTIVGSGTVSNQDARKGYSCIAEKRCLETIADGKPSTPFMGFGDTIRIDMLDADGKSLFGAIEQRVCAAA; translated from the coding sequence ATGAAACTGGCAACCCTGAAAGACGGCACGCGCGATGGCCAACTGGCCATCGTCGCGCGCGACCTCAAAACGGCCGTGCTGGCCGACGGCATCGCCGCCACCCTGCAGCGCGCGCTCGACGACTGGGCCTTCCTCGCGCCCCAGCTCGATGAATTGTCGCGCCAGCTCAACGAGGGCAGGGCGCGCCGCAGCTTCGACTTCGACCCGCAGCGCTGCATGGCGCCGCTGCCGCGCGCCTACCAGTGGGCCGACGGCTCGGCCTATGTCAACCATGTGGAGCTGGTGCGCAAGGCGCGCAAGGCCGAGATGCCGGCCGCGTTCTGGGAAGACCCGCTGATGTACCAGGGCGGCAGCGACGATTTCCTCGGCCCCTGCGACGATATCGTGCTGCGCCATGAGGAGTGGGGGCTGGACTTCGAGGCCGAGGTGGTCGTTATCACCGGCGATGTGCCGATGGGCGCCACGCCCGACCAGGCGCAGCAGCAAATCCGCCTGCTGACCCTGGTCAACGATGTCTCGCTGCGCAATCTGATTCCCGAGGAACTGGCCAAGGGCTTCGGCTTTGTCCAGTCCAAGCCGGCCACTAGCTTTGCCCCCGTGGCGCTGACGCCGGACGAGCTGGGCGAAGCCTGGCAGGACAGCAAGCTGCATCTGCCGCTGCGCTCGGCCTGGAACGGCAAGCTGGTGGGCCAGCCGAATGCCGGCGTCGACATGGTGTTCAACTTCGCCCAGCTGATTGCCCACTTGTGCAAGACGCGCAATGCGCGCGCCGGCACCATCGTCGGCTCCGGCACTGTGTCGAACCAGGATGCCAGGAAGGGCTATTCCTGCATCGCCGAGAAGCGTTGCCTGGAAACCATTGCCGACGGCAAGCCCAGCACGCCGTTCATGGGTTTCGGCGACACCATCCGCATCGACATGCTCGATGCCGACGGCAAATCGCTGTTCGGCGCCATCGAGCAGCGGGTGTGCGCGGCAGCCTGA
- the flhB gene encoding flagellar biosynthesis protein FlhB has protein sequence MAEDSEAEKTEPASQRRLEQAREEGDVPRSREVATFTVLMAAGAGLWLTGSGLVRQLSAALVSGLSLTREQVFNPDVLITRILVDVVQVIVACLPLAVAVMIVALASPLLVGGWLFSGKAITPNFMKLNPINGLGNLVSKNALVELVKAILKTLIVAAVAWLVVLKQKEAVFGLVNEPLKLGSAHLLDMLAMSFLFIVGALGFIAAIDAPYQMWHYANKLKMTRQELIQESKESDGNPQIKGKIRQLQREMAKRRMMAEVPTADVVVTNPTHFAVALKYVDGAGGAPKVVAKGTDAVAAKIRELAKEHKVAILEAPALARALHKHTEIGDEISPRLYAAVAEVLAYVFQLRAYRPGGQYPDRPRKLEVPDDMDPLHPAYQQAQAHNNTGANP, from the coding sequence ATGGCTGAAGACAGCGAAGCCGAAAAGACCGAACCCGCGTCACAGAGGCGCCTCGAGCAGGCGCGCGAAGAAGGCGACGTTCCCCGGTCGCGCGAAGTGGCGACTTTTACCGTGCTGATGGCGGCGGGCGCCGGCCTGTGGCTGACCGGTTCCGGCCTGGTGCGGCAGCTGAGCGCGGCCCTCGTCTCCGGCCTGTCGCTGACGCGCGAGCAAGTCTTCAATCCCGATGTGCTGATCACCCGCATCCTGGTCGATGTGGTGCAGGTCATCGTCGCCTGCCTGCCGCTGGCCGTGGCGGTGATGATCGTGGCTCTCGCTTCGCCCTTGCTGGTGGGCGGCTGGCTGTTCAGCGGCAAGGCCATCACCCCGAATTTCATGAAGCTCAATCCGATCAACGGCCTGGGCAATCTCGTTTCCAAGAATGCGCTGGTGGAGCTGGTCAAGGCCATCCTGAAAACCCTGATCGTGGCCGCCGTCGCCTGGCTGGTGGTGCTCAAGCAGAAGGAGGCCGTGTTCGGCCTGGTCAACGAGCCGCTCAAGCTGGGCAGCGCCCACCTGCTGGATATGCTGGCCATGAGCTTCCTCTTCATCGTCGGCGCGCTCGGCTTCATCGCCGCCATCGACGCGCCTTACCAGATGTGGCATTACGCCAACAAGCTGAAGATGACGCGCCAGGAACTGATCCAGGAATCCAAGGAGTCGGACGGCAATCCCCAGATCAAGGGCAAGATCCGCCAGCTGCAGCGCGAGATGGCCAAGCGCCGCATGATGGCCGAGGTGCCGACCGCCGACGTGGTGGTGACCAACCCGACCCATTTCGCCGTCGCGCTCAAATACGTCGATGGCGCCGGCGGCGCGCCGAAGGTGGTGGCCAAGGGCACCGACGCGGTGGCGGCCAAGATCCGCGAACTGGCCAAGGAACACAAGGTGGCGATCCTGGAAGCGCCGGCCCTGGCCCGCGCGCTGCACAAGCATACCGAGATCGGCGACGAGATCTCGCCGCGCCTGTATGCCGCCGTGGCCGAAGTGCTGGCCTACGTCTTCCAGCTGCGCGCCTACCGTCCGGGCGGCCAGTATCCGGACCGTCCGCGCAAACTCGAGGTGCCGGACGATATGGACCCGCTGCATCCAGCCTACCAACAAGCGCAAGCACACAACAATACGGGAGCTAATCCATGA
- the flhA gene encoding flagellar biosynthesis protein FlhA, protein MNSLKLPAWLSGMNLSGAAGKSLAAPILIIMLLAMMILPLPAFVLDLFFSFNIALSIIVLLTSLYTVKPLDFMAFPTVLLVSTMLRLSLNVASTRVVLTEGHTGADAAGKVIEAFGHFLIGGNYTVGIVVFVILTIINFVVVTKGAGRIAEVGARFALDAMPGKQMAIDADLNAGLIGEPEARRRRNEVSQEAEFYGAMDGASKYVRGDAIAGIMVTVINIVGGLLVGLIQHDMGFADALKNYTLLAIGDGLVAQIPSLVISIAAGIVVSRVASESDIGTQVIGQLFAKPQVLYITAAIIGGMGLIPGMPNLVFLLLAAALGGSAYLMAKRAKEQAEAPEAEAAAAAGGAQAAAPEQEEASWQDILPVDTLGLEVGYRLIPLVDKAQGGELLKRIKGIRKKFAQEVGFLAPPVHIRDNLELKPSAYRIALKGVEVGAGEAFNGQFLAINPGMASGTLQGMETTDPAFGLPAVWIDAAQRDEAQSMGYTVVDAGTVVATHLNHLITTHASELLGRAEVQSLLDHLGKDAPKLVEDLVPKMISLSGLQKVLQNLLAEGVHIRDMRTIIETLAEHTVQTQDPNELTALVRIALGRAIVQQLFPNGGELSVMTLDNRLERLLMQALSTGGEAGIEPGLADTIAQQANAAAQQQEALGLTPVLLVPGPLRALLSRFLRRALPQLKVLSHAEIPETKTIRVTALVGAG, encoded by the coding sequence ATGAACAGCCTGAAACTGCCCGCCTGGCTGAGCGGCATGAACCTGTCCGGCGCCGCCGGCAAGAGCCTGGCCGCGCCGATCCTGATCATCATGCTGCTGGCGATGATGATCCTGCCGCTGCCGGCCTTCGTGCTCGACCTGTTCTTCAGCTTCAATATCGCGCTGTCCATCATTGTGCTGCTGACCAGCCTGTACACCGTCAAGCCGCTCGACTTCATGGCCTTCCCCACGGTGCTGCTGGTGTCGACCATGCTGCGCCTGTCCCTGAACGTGGCCTCGACCCGCGTCGTGCTGACCGAGGGCCACACCGGCGCCGACGCGGCCGGCAAGGTGATCGAAGCCTTCGGCCACTTCCTGATCGGCGGCAATTACACGGTCGGCATCGTGGTCTTCGTGATCCTGACCATCATCAACTTCGTGGTCGTGACCAAGGGCGCCGGCCGGATCGCCGAAGTGGGCGCGCGTTTCGCCCTGGACGCGATGCCGGGCAAGCAGATGGCCATCGACGCCGACCTGAACGCCGGCCTGATCGGGGAGCCGGAAGCGCGCCGCCGCCGCAATGAGGTGTCGCAGGAAGCCGAGTTCTACGGCGCCATGGATGGTGCTTCCAAATACGTGCGCGGCGATGCGATTGCCGGCATCATGGTCACGGTGATCAATATCGTCGGCGGCCTGCTGGTGGGCCTGATCCAGCACGATATGGGCTTTGCCGACGCGCTCAAGAACTACACCCTGCTGGCCATCGGCGACGGCCTGGTGGCGCAGATTCCTTCGCTGGTGATTTCGATTGCGGCCGGTATCGTGGTGTCGCGTGTGGCCAGCGAAAGCGATATCGGTACCCAGGTCATCGGCCAGCTGTTCGCCAAGCCCCAGGTGCTGTACATCACGGCCGCCATCATCGGCGGCATGGGCCTGATCCCAGGCATGCCGAACCTGGTCTTCCTGCTGCTGGCGGCGGCCCTGGGCGGTTCCGCCTACCTGATGGCCAAGCGTGCCAAGGAGCAGGCCGAGGCACCCGAGGCGGAAGCGGCTGCGGCTGCCGGCGGCGCCCAGGCGGCGGCGCCGGAACAGGAAGAGGCCAGCTGGCAGGATATCCTGCCGGTCGATACCCTCGGCCTGGAAGTGGGTTACCGCCTGATCCCGCTGGTGGACAAGGCCCAGGGCGGCGAGCTGCTCAAGCGCATCAAGGGCATCCGCAAGAAGTTCGCGCAAGAGGTGGGCTTCCTGGCGCCGCCCGTGCATATCCGCGACAATCTGGAGCTCAAGCCTTCCGCCTACCGCATCGCGCTGAAGGGCGTCGAAGTGGGCGCCGGCGAAGCGTTCAACGGCCAGTTCCTGGCCATCAATCCGGGCATGGCATCGGGCACCCTGCAAGGCATGGAAACCACCGACCCGGCGTTCGGCCTGCCGGCCGTGTGGATCGATGCTGCCCAGCGCGACGAAGCGCAGAGCATGGGGTATACCGTGGTCGATGCCGGCACCGTGGTGGCGACCCATCTGAACCACCTGATCACCACCCACGCTTCCGAGCTGCTGGGCCGGGCCGAGGTGCAATCCCTGCTCGACCACCTGGGCAAGGATGCGCCCAAGCTGGTGGAAGACCTGGTGCCGAAAATGATCTCGCTGTCGGGCTTGCAGAAAGTGCTGCAAAACCTGCTGGCCGAAGGCGTGCACATCCGCGATATGCGCACCATCATCGAAACCCTGGCCGAACATACGGTGCAGACCCAGGATCCGAACGAGCTGACCGCCCTGGTGCGCATTGCGCTCGGCCGGGCCATCGTGCAACAGCTGTTCCCGAACGGCGGCGAGCTGTCGGTGATGACCTTGGACAACCGCCTGGAGCGCCTGCTGATGCAAGCCTTGTCGACCGGCGGCGAAGCCGGCATTGAACCGGGCCTGGCCGACACCATTGCCCAGCAAGCCAATGCCGCCGCCCAACAGCAGGAAGCGCTGGGCCTGACGCCGGTGCTGCTGGTGCCGGGGCCGCTGCGCGCCTTGCTGTCGCGCTTCCTGCGCCGCGCGCTGCCGCAGCTGAAGGTGCTGTCGCATGCGGAGATTCCGGAAACCAAGACCATCCGCGTCACGGCCCTGGTCGGCGCCGGCTAA
- a CDS encoding DUF4351 domain-containing protein — protein sequence MDLLMVIDWILRLPAELELELRSDIQKMEGECVMPYVSSFERIGLQIGRQEGRQEGQVELLGRLLARRFGDLPAAVQNRLQQASAAQLLAWGERVFDAATLEDVLGWEEGKTTP from the coding sequence ATGGACTTATTGATGGTGATCGACTGGATCTTGCGTCTGCCTGCCGAACTGGAGCTTGAGTTGCGCAGCGATATCCAGAAAATGGAGGGAGAGTGCGTCATGCCATATGTATCTTCGTTTGAAAGAATAGGGCTGCAGATAGGCCGACAGGAAGGCCGGCAAGAAGGGCAGGTTGAGCTGCTGGGGCGGCTGCTGGCGCGGCGCTTCGGCGACTTGCCGGCGGCGGTGCAGAACCGTCTGCAGCAGGCCAGCGCCGCGCAGTTGCTGGCCTGGGGCGAGCGGGTGTTCGATGCCGCGACGCTGGAGGACGTGCTGGGCTGGGAAGAGGGCAAGACGACCCCCTGA
- the flhF gene encoding flagellar biosynthesis protein FlhF, whose amino-acid sequence MNVKKFTAPTSREALRKVREALGPDAVILSNRQADGVVEILALANDDAASLAMPPGDSPMAAPAPRLEMPAAQDFAAELEPALAARASSLLSAATAAFGAATPAPAAAAPATAAPRPQPRPQAPAATAARPAAPQRSAPRAPANAAPPAPAAPALDMERISALVADAVASAKANAAAEMSGMMNEIRAMRGMMETQLAELSWGATQQRDPQKTAVLREMLGAGFSATLARYLIDKLPAGRDGAASLHWIKTVLARNISAMANEQALIEQGGVFALVGPTGVGKTTSTAKLAARCVMRHGPEKLALITTDAYRIGGHEQLRIYGKILGVMVHSVKDEADLRIALKELKNKHTVLIDTVGVSQRDQMVTEQVAMLQGVDANVKRLLCLNATATQETLSEVVRAYQGSGLAGCIMTKLDEAASLGNVLDVLIRQKLNLFYVSNGQRVPEDLHLADPAQLVERAFRRESTSRQVADADLPLLMAATGGDTLAREVHLG is encoded by the coding sequence ATGAACGTCAAAAAATTTACCGCACCGACATCGCGTGAGGCTTTGCGCAAGGTGCGCGAGGCCCTCGGCCCCGACGCGGTGATTTTGTCCAACCGTCAGGCCGATGGCGTGGTCGAAATCCTCGCGCTGGCCAATGACGATGCCGCTTCTCTTGCGATGCCGCCGGGCGATTCGCCGATGGCTGCGCCCGCGCCGCGCCTGGAGATGCCGGCCGCGCAAGACTTTGCCGCCGAACTGGAACCGGCCCTGGCAGCGCGCGCCAGCAGCCTGCTGTCCGCCGCCACGGCCGCCTTTGGCGCGGCGACGCCAGCCCCTGCCGCCGCCGCACCGGCCACCGCCGCACCGCGTCCCCAGCCGCGTCCCCAAGCGCCCGCCGCCACGGCTGCCCGTCCCGCCGCGCCGCAGCGCAGCGCGCCGCGCGCCCCGGCCAATGCCGCGCCACCGGCACCGGCCGCACCGGCCCTCGACATGGAGCGCATTTCCGCCCTGGTAGCCGACGCCGTGGCCTCGGCCAAGGCCAATGCGGCCGCCGAGATGAGCGGCATGATGAACGAGATCCGCGCCATGCGCGGCATGATGGAAACCCAATTGGCCGAACTGTCCTGGGGCGCCACCCAGCAGCGCGACCCGCAGAAAACGGCGGTGCTGCGCGAGATGCTGGGCGCCGGTTTTTCGGCCACGCTGGCGCGCTACCTGATCGACAAGCTGCCGGCCGGCCGCGACGGCGCCGCCAGCCTGCACTGGATCAAGACGGTCCTGGCGCGCAATATCAGCGCCATGGCCAATGAGCAGGCGCTGATCGAGCAGGGCGGCGTGTTCGCCCTGGTCGGTCCCACCGGCGTCGGCAAGACCACCAGCACCGCCAAGCTGGCGGCGCGCTGCGTGATGCGCCACGGCCCGGAAAAACTGGCCCTGATCACCACCGACGCCTACCGTATCGGCGGCCACGAGCAGTTGCGCATCTACGGCAAGATCCTGGGCGTGATGGTGCACTCGGTCAAGGATGAAGCGGACCTGCGCATCGCGCTCAAGGAACTCAAGAACAAGCACACCGTGCTGATCGATACCGTCGGCGTCAGCCAGCGCGACCAGATGGTGACCGAGCAGGTTGCCATGCTGCAGGGCGTGGACGCCAATGTGAAGCGCCTGCTGTGCCTGAACGCCACGGCGACCCAGGAAACCCTGAGCGAAGTGGTGCGCGCCTACCAGGGCAGCGGCCTGGCCGGCTGCATCATGACCAAGCTCGATGAAGCGGCCTCGCTGGGCAATGTGCTCGACGTGCTGATCCGCCAGAAGCTCAATCTGTTCTACGTCTCCAACGGCCAGCGCGTGCCGGAAGACCTGCATCTGGCCGACCCGGCCCAACTGGTCGAGCGCGCCTTCCGCCGCGAGAGCACCAGCCGCCAGGTGGCCGATGCCGACCTGCCCCTGCTGATGGCCGCGACCGGCGGCGATACCCTGGCGCGCGAGGTGCACCTTGGCTAA